GCTCTGCTTTTCCCAATCAATGACCTTCTGGCTAACCATGGAGACAAGCTCTAGAACCTCATCTCCGGTGGTCTTTATTTGCGATGTTTTCGATgccactgctgctgcaatGTGGCTCTGGAGCTCTGAGCCCAGTTGGCTTTGGGGGGACTCGTGGGTCGGAGTTGTAGGAGGGGTATCCCGTTCAGGCTGTGTGGGTAGATACTGGTTTTCAGGAGGATTGCAAGGGAAGTGTTGAGCTTGCATCGGTATCTCACATCTCAGCTGTTCTGGTGATTGTTGTGGGGTGGTGGGCTCTCGAGGAGGCGCGGTCGGGGTCTTGCAGACCTCCGGGGCATCCTCCATGCTGGcatcttcttttccattgtgcttgttgagtctTTTCTCACTTCTCAATCGCATAGAGTGCAGGCGATcttgcgctctggtagcagggcccattcttctcctggcGCCCATGGTTCCGGCttaccataaatggttctcgattgaagctattcacaagagcgtgccgaagtcaggtgatctacgatcacctgatcacgagtatattgaagcgggtagctcaggttcggggaatcgggagccgataatccgactgcacgaggctatatggcgtacagaagatggagagtatattatacgccgaagggaataatattgaagtctatggtaaccacacgtagaacaagtgcttgagtgcttgactatctaaatacgtgtaaatatcgacctatataaagatcccctggcctcggtaatcgggccaactatttgtccgatagatcctcatcatatataaatccaccgccagcgtgtctttctttctttctttctttcctttccccaacgagttcttttgtacatatctatatattagatagcaaggcttcggcccattgcAAAGTGCATAGCGGACTGTGGACAAAATCATGTCAAAAGTATATGAGTATATGGGAAAGAGTAGTTGACCGGGTGGTCGGGACCGGCCAGCTACCTAATTTGGCCTAACGATGGCGGTGCAAGAAGTATGTGATCATCAGATGCTAAATGAAGGGGTCTCTCAGATCATAATTCAGAGGGGAAAATAAGAAGTCAATTGTTATGGACTAAAGAGgcctatatggagaggactagTTTGTATGAAGAGGTGTATTGCCTAAGGAACATATGCGCATGTACGCAGCTGGTTGAGTGTTTGTCTATCAAAATGTGCGCACATGCTGCCTGATATAATCAGCGGAATTTGTCTAGTTGGTCCGACGTTATTCCTTATCACTAAAAAAGTACTGACATCATGTGACTGTTGTATTGTTGTGTTGGCGAGTTGCCCCACGCTCATCTCATGAGATGACGACCTACATTTTTGTTCTGGCCCAGTTTCAATCTCCATTGTGCAGCTTCATCTCACAAATACCCGTGGACTTGGAGATAGAATCCACTGTGAGTGAAATGATCCAACCTATTTTGCCTACAGCTCTGACACAACTAGTAGGTACATACCAATGTCATCAGTGTCTACCGCAGAAAACGATGAGTGTTTTACACCAACCCATACCAGCACTTCAGGCAAAACGACTAGCTATACAAGTATCGGGATGCAAGAACCCACAGTTGATGCTAGAACCCTTCCATTCCACAACATGACATTTATAATTCGCGATCTTAAAACCCACCGCGTTATCAGTCTCAAAGAAGGCGCACCGATAATGGTACATCAAGACATCTTTCACTATCACTACAATGCTGCGAGCCACTGGCGTTGCGTTGAAAATGAGAAGATGTGGCTTGGCTTTTACAATGACGTTTCAGGCACGTATCTTGGGCATGACAACAAGGGTCAAATTAGAGCAAGCGCGACAAAGCATCAGGCATGGGAGTGGTTTTGTCCACGACAACATCCAGACGGCGGTCAGCTACTCTTGATAAAGGATAATGATGGTTTCTCGCCGATGAAGATTGGGGGGAAGGGAAATATGGAGTTAGTGGTGGATAGTCAGAGACGGGAAGGGACCACATGGGAGTTTATTACAATTGACACTGGATCTTGATTTGTGCCCTGATTATGTGCTCGGTGAGGAATTCTGCAAGACTACATTCAGGTGTATGCTAATAGCTTAGTTTGACATGATCCCGCACTTGATCCACCACAAAGCTCGCATCTTCCGATGAGCCCCACAATTGTCGGAGTGAGATTAGACTGCCCTACCCTCCAGGGCAGCAGCAAGTGCTCGAATGGCAAAGAGCTCTAAAtttgctgagccatctcGGAATATATGGGCAGCATATGCATTGAGGTTGCGGTTACGTTGACATTCTTCCTGGTCGGTCAATCCAATAACTGTAATTGTGTATACATAAGTTACTGGAACTGAGTTTATCGGCCATATTCGAGGCACGACTCAGATTGGCGAGTACAATGCAAttcttccaacagttaaaggAACGGCCTGGATCACAGGATTCCGGCAAGCTGTA
This Aspergillus chevalieri M1 DNA, chromosome 3, nearly complete sequence DNA region includes the following protein-coding sequences:
- a CDS encoding uncharacterized protein (COG:S;~EggNog:ENOG410PT2K;~InterPro:IPR008999); its protein translation is MSSVSTAENDECFTPTHTSTSGKTTSYTSIGMQEPTVDARTLPFHNMTFIIRDLKTHRVISLKEGAPIMVHQDIFHYHYNAASHWRCVENEKMWLGFYNDVSGTYLGHDNKGQIRASATKHQAWEWFCPRQHPDGGQLLLIKDNDGFSPMKIGGKGNMELVVDSQRREGTTWEFITIDTGS